A genomic region of Brevibacillus sp. JNUCC-41 contains the following coding sequences:
- a CDS encoding TetR/AcrR family transcriptional regulator: protein MNERKQLVVKYAHQLFIEKGYQATSIQDILDYSGISKGTFYNYFSSKSELLKAVFLTSQEKFEKERNELLIGQNLADIEIFIKQSELQMHSNKNNKIFFLYEEVMISNDSELKNFITHAKFQHIHWLSKRFLDIFGADKKPYILDCAILYSGMMHQTVHFNALAKEPDFNPTEIIRYCVDRIKSIFEDVSSSKAQLLEPDLIKQWLPECFHTQQDFHTALLHSANGLKKMILRLCQDDEAERVKNLKLIHFIQEELLQNAEPRIFLIESALLSLNTNPKLKNTLELSEFEKIIAHN, encoded by the coding sequence ATGAATGAGCGCAAACAACTGGTAGTTAAATATGCACACCAATTATTTATTGAAAAGGGTTATCAAGCCACTTCCATTCAGGATATTTTAGATTATAGCGGCATTTCAAAAGGAACATTTTATAACTATTTTTCTTCTAAAAGCGAATTGCTTAAGGCAGTCTTCCTGACTTCGCAAGAAAAATTCGAAAAAGAGCGGAATGAATTGCTGATTGGGCAAAACCTTGCAGATATTGAAATATTCATCAAACAATCCGAATTACAAATGCACTCCAACAAAAACAATAAAATCTTTTTCTTATATGAAGAAGTAATGATTTCAAATGATTCAGAACTTAAGAACTTCATAACACATGCTAAATTCCAGCATATCCATTGGCTATCCAAACGGTTTCTGGACATTTTCGGTGCTGATAAAAAACCTTATATTTTGGACTGTGCCATTCTCTACTCGGGGATGATGCATCAAACGGTTCATTTTAATGCCTTGGCTAAAGAGCCCGATTTCAACCCTACTGAAATTATCCGTTATTGTGTAGATAGGATTAAATCGATTTTCGAAGATGTCAGCTCGTCAAAAGCACAGCTTTTGGAACCCGATCTCATCAAGCAATGGCTGCCTGAGTGCTTCCATACACAGCAGGATTTTCATACAGCACTCCTGCACTCTGCCAATGGCCTAAAAAAGATGATCTTGAGGCTATGCCAAGATGATGAAGCGGAACGTGTCAAAAACTTAAAATTGATTCACTTTATCCAAGAGGAATTATTACAAAACGCTGAACCGCGAATCTTTCTCATCGAAAGTGCCCTGCTTTCCTTAAACACCAACCCGAAATTGAAAAACACATTGGAATTAAGTGAATTCGAAAAGATCATTGCCCACAACTAA